Proteins encoded in a region of the Ralstonia pseudosolanacearum genome:
- the folE2 gene encoding GTP cyclohydrolase FolE2 yields MNDMNPGFVMPDVQSSHDTRQIPIQRVGVRGVRYPMSLQTPSGVLSTVGTFNLDVHLPADQKGTHMSRFVALLEEEREPLNLAQFQLLLEKMLEKLEADAGRIEVSFPYFVSKTAPVSGVQSLMDYEVTMIGEVRDGHTTVRVKALVPVTSLCPCSKKISQYGAHNQRSHITIDAELAADTPVEALIRMAEEEASCELWGLLKRPDEKFVTERAYENPKFVEDLVRDIAMRLNEDDRIVAYTLEAENFESIHNHSAYALIERDKRRAG; encoded by the coding sequence ATGAATGATATGAACCCGGGCTTCGTGATGCCGGACGTGCAGTCCAGCCACGATACCCGTCAGATTCCGATCCAGCGCGTGGGCGTGCGCGGCGTGCGTTACCCGATGTCGCTGCAGACGCCGTCGGGCGTGCTGAGCACCGTGGGCACCTTCAACCTGGATGTGCACCTGCCGGCCGATCAGAAGGGCACGCACATGTCCCGCTTCGTCGCGCTGCTCGAAGAGGAGCGCGAGCCGCTGAACCTGGCGCAATTCCAGCTGCTGCTGGAAAAGATGCTGGAGAAGCTCGAAGCCGACGCCGGCCGCATCGAAGTCAGCTTCCCGTATTTCGTCAGCAAGACCGCGCCGGTGTCGGGCGTGCAGTCGCTGATGGACTACGAGGTGACGATGATCGGCGAAGTGCGCGATGGCCACACCACCGTGCGCGTCAAGGCTCTGGTGCCGGTGACGAGCCTGTGCCCATGCTCCAAGAAGATCTCGCAGTACGGCGCGCACAACCAGCGCTCGCACATCACCATCGACGCGGAGCTGGCGGCCGATACGCCGGTCGAGGCGCTGATCCGCATGGCCGAGGAAGAAGCCTCGTGCGAACTGTGGGGCCTGCTCAAGCGTCCGGACGAGAAGTTCGTCACCGAACGCGCGTATGAGAACCCGAAGTTCGTCGAAGACCTGGTGCGCGACATCGCCATGCGCCTGAACGAAGACGACCGCATCGTGGCCTACACGCTGGAAGCGGAGAACTTCGAGTCGATCCACAACCACAGCGCCTATGCCCTGATCGAGCGCGACAAGCGCCGCGCCGGCTGA
- the dxs gene encoding 1-deoxy-D-xylulose-5-phosphate synthase — MTYELLNTIDAPAELRRLDRRQLGTLADELRAFVLESVAQTGGHLSSNLGTVELTIALHYVFNTPDDRIVWDVGHQSYPHKILTGRREQMATLRQLDGISGFPRRSESQYDTFGTAHSSTSISAALGMALGAKTQGENRVAIAVIGDGAMSAGMAFEAMNNAGVYRNLPLVVVLNDNDMSISPPVGALNRYFARLMSGQFYAATKKGVEKLLSVAPPVLEFAKRFEEHAKGMLVPATMFEEFGFNYIGPIDGHDLESLVPTLQNIRQRALEGGRPQFLHVVTKKGQGYKLAEADPILYHGPGKFNPQEGIKPAARPAKVSYTQVFGQWLCDMAAADKRLVGITPAMREGSGMVEFEQRFPDRYYDVGIAEQHAVTFAGGLACEGLKPVVAIYSTFLQRGYDQLIHDVALQNLPVVFALDRAGLVGADGATHAGAYDMAYLRCIPNMMVMVPADENECRQLLSTAFAQDCPTAVRYPRGAGTGAAVQPTLEPLPVGKAEVRRASTAPAGQRVAILAFGSMVAPAAAAAERLDATVVNMRFVKPLDVACVLEMARTHDYVVTVEEGCVMGGAGSACLEALAAAGVATPVLQLGLPDRFVDHGDHAALLALCGLDANGILASIRERFAVQPRAAQPRVA, encoded by the coding sequence ATGACGTACGAACTTCTGAACACCATCGACGCTCCGGCCGAGCTGCGCCGCCTGGACCGTCGCCAGCTCGGTACCCTGGCCGATGAGCTGCGTGCCTTCGTGCTCGAATCCGTCGCGCAGACGGGGGGCCACCTGTCGTCGAACCTGGGCACGGTCGAGCTGACCATCGCGCTGCACTACGTCTTCAACACGCCGGACGACCGTATCGTGTGGGACGTCGGTCACCAGAGCTATCCGCACAAGATCCTGACCGGCCGCCGCGAGCAGATGGCGACACTGCGCCAGCTGGACGGCATCTCCGGTTTCCCGCGCCGCAGCGAGAGCCAGTACGATACCTTCGGCACCGCGCATTCCTCCACCTCGATCTCGGCCGCGCTGGGCATGGCGCTGGGCGCCAAGACGCAGGGCGAGAACCGCGTCGCCATCGCCGTGATCGGCGACGGGGCGATGAGCGCGGGCATGGCCTTCGAGGCGATGAACAACGCCGGTGTCTATCGAAACCTGCCGCTGGTGGTGGTGCTCAACGACAACGACATGTCGATCTCGCCGCCGGTGGGCGCGCTCAACCGCTACTTCGCGCGGCTGATGAGCGGCCAGTTCTACGCCGCCACCAAGAAGGGCGTGGAGAAGCTGCTGTCGGTGGCGCCGCCGGTGCTGGAGTTCGCCAAGCGCTTCGAGGAGCACGCCAAGGGCATGCTGGTGCCGGCGACGATGTTCGAGGAATTCGGCTTCAACTACATCGGGCCGATCGACGGGCACGATCTCGAATCCCTGGTGCCGACGCTGCAGAACATCCGCCAGCGCGCGCTGGAGGGCGGCCGGCCGCAGTTCCTGCACGTGGTGACCAAGAAGGGGCAGGGCTACAAGCTGGCCGAGGCCGATCCGATCCTCTATCACGGCCCAGGCAAGTTCAATCCGCAGGAAGGCATCAAGCCCGCCGCGCGCCCGGCCAAGGTTTCCTACACGCAGGTGTTCGGCCAGTGGCTGTGCGACATGGCCGCCGCCGACAAGCGCCTGGTCGGCATCACGCCCGCCATGCGCGAGGGCTCGGGCATGGTGGAGTTCGAGCAGCGCTTCCCCGACCGCTATTACGACGTCGGCATCGCTGAGCAGCACGCCGTCACCTTCGCCGGTGGCCTGGCGTGCGAGGGCCTCAAGCCGGTGGTCGCCATCTATTCGACCTTCCTGCAGCGTGGCTACGACCAGTTGATCCACGACGTGGCGCTACAGAACCTGCCGGTGGTGTTCGCGCTGGATCGCGCGGGCCTGGTCGGTGCGGACGGCGCGACGCATGCCGGCGCTTACGACATGGCCTACCTGCGCTGCATCCCCAACATGATGGTGATGGTGCCGGCCGACGAGAACGAGTGCCGCCAGCTGCTCAGCACGGCGTTCGCCCAGGATTGCCCGACGGCGGTGCGCTATCCGCGCGGTGCCGGCACGGGCGCGGCGGTGCAGCCGACGCTGGAGCCGCTGCCGGTGGGCAAGGCCGAGGTGCGCCGCGCGTCCACCGCGCCGGCGGGCCAGCGCGTGGCGATCCTGGCCTTCGGTTCGATGGTCGCGCCGGCCGCCGCCGCCGCTGAGCGCCTGGATGCCACCGTGGTCAACATGCGCTTCGTCAAGCCGCTGGATGTGGCCTGCGTGCTGGAGATGGCACGCACCCACGATTACGTGGTCACAGTGGAAGAGGGCTGCGTGATGGGTGGCGCCGGCAGTGCCTGCCTGGAAGCGCTTGCCGCCGCCGGGGTGGCCACGCCGGTGCTGCAGTTGGGCTTGCCCGACCGCTTCGTCGATCACGGTGATCATGCGGCGCTGCTGGCGCTGTGCGGACTGGATGCCAACGGCATCCTGGCGTCGATCCGCGAGCGCTTTGCCGTGCAACCGCGTGCGGCACAACCGCGCGTGGCGTAG
- a CDS encoding polyprenyl synthetase family protein — protein sequence MSDFAHWMAAVVARTESALERALPGELVAPQRLHAAMRYATLGAGKRVRPLLAHAAGALGEASPEALDGVSCAVEMIHAYSLVHDDMPCMDDDDLRRGRPTVHRAYDEATALLVGDALQTQAFIALAELGAVNPATRAGLVGELARASGSLGMAGGQAIDLQSVGVALSQDALETMHRMKTGALLRASLRMGALCAGVNAAALEQVDAYAGAVGLAFQVVDDILDVTADTATLGKTAGKDEANDKPTYVSILGLERARALADALHAAAGVAVAQLSRELGDARTARLAGMADLIVWRGH from the coding sequence ATGAGCGATTTCGCCCATTGGATGGCCGCCGTCGTTGCGCGGACCGAAAGCGCGCTCGAACGCGCCCTGCCCGGCGAGCTGGTCGCGCCGCAGCGCCTGCATGCGGCGATGCGCTATGCCACGCTGGGAGCCGGCAAGCGGGTCCGCCCCCTGCTCGCACATGCTGCCGGGGCGCTGGGCGAGGCATCGCCCGAGGCGCTGGATGGCGTGAGCTGCGCGGTGGAGATGATCCACGCCTATTCGCTGGTCCACGACGACATGCCCTGCATGGACGACGACGACCTGCGCCGAGGTCGCCCAACGGTGCATCGCGCCTATGATGAAGCGACGGCGCTGTTGGTCGGCGACGCGCTGCAGACCCAGGCCTTCATCGCGCTGGCCGAGTTGGGCGCGGTGAACCCGGCCACGCGCGCGGGGCTGGTCGGCGAGCTGGCGCGCGCGTCCGGTTCGCTCGGCATGGCGGGCGGGCAGGCGATCGATCTGCAGAGCGTGGGCGTGGCCCTGTCGCAGGACGCGCTGGAGACCATGCACCGCATGAAGACCGGCGCGCTGTTGCGGGCAAGCCTGCGCATGGGCGCCCTGTGCGCCGGCGTGAATGCCGCGGCGCTGGAACAGGTGGACGCCTACGCGGGCGCGGTCGGGCTGGCGTTCCAGGTGGTCGACGACATTCTCGATGTGACGGCCGATACCGCCACGCTGGGCAAGACCGCCGGCAAGGATGAGGCCAACGACAAGCCGACCTATGTGTCGATCCTCGGCTTGGAGCGCGCGCGGGCGCTGGCCGATGCGTTGCATGCCGCGGCGGGCGTGGCGGTGGCACAGCTGTCCCGCGAACTGGGTGACGCGCGCACCGCCAGGTTGGCCGGGATGGCCGACCTGATCGTGTGGCGTGGCCACTGA
- a CDS encoding exodeoxyribonuclease VII small subunit → MPRAQDVAPSDATLSSPATPASYEAAMAELETLVASMESGELPLEASLAAYRRGAELVRYCQQVLERVEQQVRVLDGDALKPLAGEGTNEQGGA, encoded by the coding sequence ATGCCTCGTGCCCAAGACGTCGCCCCGAGCGATGCAACCCTTTCCTCTCCAGCGACCCCAGCTTCCTATGAGGCGGCCATGGCTGAACTCGAAACCCTCGTCGCCAGCATGGAGTCCGGTGAATTGCCGCTGGAAGCCTCGCTGGCGGCATATCGCCGTGGCGCCGAGCTGGTCAGGTATTGCCAGCAGGTGCTGGAGCGCGTCGAGCAGCAGGTGCGCGTGCTCGACGGCGATGCCCTGAAGCCCCTGGCGGGCGAAGGCACGAACGAACAGGGCGGAGCATGA